In Malus sylvestris chromosome 15, drMalSylv7.2, whole genome shotgun sequence, a single genomic region encodes these proteins:
- the LOC126605696 gene encoding uncharacterized protein LOC126605696, whose protein sequence is MGSQPLPSASDEQLASKLLLINDLPDGVLVEILCRLPYKYARRNKRVCKRWLALISDSYFAGRFLCMQIDKNKPITLLRTLLFSNRTAKPSPAGFTFRHIIFDALLWKTSIVALHFIPRFKGTKEKLVVAMYNDLVLCCLTKEDPHKYYICNPNAMQCVALPPAPPHHKIAQVGFICDPYYASQEQDNGGGSLTTNDEYRCRVVRIIQLGNYLSQFKVDIFSSETSEWRESVVSCPQQSSISFGFTFSRPGIAYNGMLYWPSYGGVIGFDPFAPHSSNYGCRFIEFDEPLDYTMTVACLGICRGRLRMCQLQTWMPPETLYNPYNNGRPLIVCISELKEDGAAGGGRVKWCLIHKASLDEMDVGKHVFINDCIRFRYKIRVLAVDPNDGDILYLEMCGYIIKCNIQARTLEKPRGQRFGRNAIDFGPWRDVWTYVIPCWPTPLPRVGLPPLSRKRKREEKQTAIVS, encoded by the coding sequence ATGGGATCCCAGCCCCTGCCTTCTGCTTCTGATGAGCAGTTGGCATCAAAACTCCTCCTCATCAATGATCTGCCTGATGGCGTATTGGTTGAAATCCTTTGCCGACTTCCTTACAAATACGCTCGTCGAAATAAGCGTGTGTGCAAGCGGTGGTTGGCTCTCATCTCTGATTCTTATTTTGCTGGCCGCTTTCTATGCATGCAAATTGATAAGAACAAACCCATTACGCTGCTGCGTACTCTTTTGTTCTCGAACCGTACCGCCAAACCTTCCCCTGCCGGCTTCACCTTTCGTCATATCATCTTCGATGCTCTGCTTTGGAAAACAAGCATTGTAGCTCTTCACTTCATCCCGCGGTTTAAAGGCACAAAAGAAAAGCTAGTGGTGGCCATGTATAATGACTTAGTTTTGTGCTGCCTGACCAAGGAGGATCCACATAAATACTACATATGTAATCCAAACGCCATGCAATGTGTTGCCCTTCCTCCCGCCCCTCCACACCACAAGATCGCACAAGTGGGATTCATCTGCGATCCCTACTATGCCAGCCAAGAACAAGATAATGGTGGCGGTAGTTTAACTACCAATGATGAGTATCGGTGCAGGGTTGTGCGAATTATTCAACTTGGAAACTATTTATCTCAATTCAAGGTGGACATCTTCTCTTCAGAAACTAGTGAATGGAGAGAATCAGTTGTATCATGTCCACAACAAAGCAGTATTAGTTTTGGTTTCACCTTCAGCCGTCCAGGCATTGCTTACAACGGAATGTTGTATTGGCCGAGTTATGGTGGCGTTATCGGGTTTGATCCGTTTGCACCGCACAGCAGTAACTATGGGTGTCGATTCATTGAGTTTGATGAGCCCTTGGACTATACAATGACTGTTGCGTGTCTAGGGATTTGCCGAGGGCGCCTGCGGATGTGCCAATTACAGACGTGGATGCCACCAGAAACACTTTATAATCCCTATAATAATGGTCGCCCTCTCATTGTATGCATTTCGGAGTTGAAAGAAGATGGGGCAGCCGGAGGAGGAAGAGTCAAATGGTGTTTGATACACAAGGCTTCCTTGGACGAAATGGATGTGGGGAAACATGTTTTCATCAACGATTGTATAAGATTCCGCTACAAGATTCGGGTGCTAGCAGTGGACCCGAATGATGGGGATATTTTATACTTGGAGATGTGTGGATACATAATCAAGTGCAACATTCAAGCAAGAACTTTAGAGAAACCTAGAGGTCAAAGGTTTGGTCGTAACGCTATTGATTTTGGGCCTTGGAGAGACGTCTGGACATATGTGATTCCATGTTGGCCAACGCCATTGCCTAGAGTTGGACTGCCGCCGCtgtccagaaaaagaaaaagagaagaaaaacagACTGCCATAGTCTCCTAg